The following are from one region of the Brachyhypopomus gauderio isolate BG-103 unplaced genomic scaffold, BGAUD_0.2 sc183, whole genome shotgun sequence genome:
- the LOC143501979 gene encoding uncharacterized protein LOC143501979, giving the protein MCVVLSEHQVQRHRVNLKRVSSSTFHPTSAILKMTLRDSMPVVLINSNCSCVAGCGICNHLVALLFQTAHYSESGMSVVPPVLSCTQTEQKWHKPPTMGVKPGPVDAMVVLKPKPGATTASGVSTLFKGYSGELPHRATLNPGPVYAGMKADSLPLICTMNISPDKPLVDSIFGKVQVGSVLSYQQPPPPSDSVVIHEDAPPFPSLPLECYHLSPPEYSFVPTHQEQLHLSSLSVTLSQSHLIEEATRSQSATPEWHSLRRERVTASHFREVSHVRGPGAAESLAERIIRGTRQTAHMKRGLEMETGALKDYAVLKNLNLNHFSVHHLGLLKLSAQMHKAM; this is encoded by the exons atgtgcgtcgtattgtcagagcatcaagtacaacgccacagagtaaacttgaaaagggtttcaagttctacgtttcatcctacctctgcaattttgaag atgacattacgtgattcaatgccagttgtgctcattaacagcaactgctcttgtgttgctggttgcggaatctgcaaccacttggttgcattgcttttccagactgctcattattctgaatctggcatgtctgtcgtgcctcctgtcctttcatgcacacagacagaacagaagtggcataaaccaccaacaatg ggggtgaagcctggacccgtggatgccatggttgtcctaaagccaaaaccaggtgctactacagccagtggagttag tacacttttcaagggctacagcggtgagctcccacaccgggccaccctcaatcctggaccagtctacgctggaatgaaagcagattctcttccactcatctgcacaatgaacatctcgcctgacaagccacttgtggactccatctttgggaaggtacaagttggcagtgtattgtcctatcaacaaccaccacctccatctgacagtgttgtcatacatgaggatgcacccccattcccgagtctgccactagaatgttaccatctaagcccacctgaatattcatttgtgccaacacaccaagaacagctacacctaagctcactttctgtgaccttgtcacagtcacaccttattgaggaggcaacaagatcccaaagtgctacacctgagtggcattcacttaggagagaaagagtgactgcctcacatttcagagaggtgagccacgttagaggtccaggtgctgcagaaagcctggcagaaaggataatccgagggacacgacaaacagcacacatgaagaggggacttgaaatggaaacgggggccttaaaggactatgcagttctgaaaaacttgaacttgaaccacttcagcgtccatcatttgggcttgttgaaattaagtgcccaaatgcacaaagctatgtag